The following proteins come from a genomic window of Sorghum bicolor cultivar BTx623 chromosome 3, Sorghum_bicolor_NCBIv3, whole genome shotgun sequence:
- the LOC8059379 gene encoding auxin-responsive protein SAUR50, whose translation MATVDTTTSIGKVGRKSGLISRTLQRCKSGLSAGGGSGRSSSPPGCFSVYVGSERERFVVRAECANHPLFRRLLDDAEREYGYAAQGPLALPGCDVDAFLDVLWQMENADADDGGQQQVAGAASSPICGLHSGSKGRAAGYRMLSPRSSSMVGKRR comes from the coding sequence ATGGCGACGGTGGATACGACGACGTCGATAGGCAAGGTCGGGAGGAAGAGCGGTCTGATTTCAAGAACCCTGCAGCGGTGCAAGTCCGGGCTGAGCGCCGGTGGCGGCTCCGGgcggtcgtcgtcgccgccggggTGCTTCTCGGTGTACGTGGGCTCCGAGCGGGAGCGGTTCGTGGTGCGCGCCGAGTGCGCCAACCACCCGTTGTTCCGGCGCCTCCTGGACGACGCCGAGCGCGAGTACGGGTACGCGGCGCAGGGCCCGCTCGCGCTGCCCGGCTGCGACGTCGACGCCTTCCTCGACGTGCTGTGGCAGATGGagaacgccgacgccgacgacggcgGCCAGCAGCAGGTCGCCGGCGCCGCCTCCTCGCCGATATGCGGCCTGCACAGCGGCAGTAAGGGCCGCGCAGCCGGGTACCGGATGCTGAGCCCGCGGTCGTCGTCGATGGTTGGCAAGAGGAGGTGA